The Aedes albopictus strain Foshan chromosome 2, AalbF5, whole genome shotgun sequence region TAGCGATGATCGACAAAACCTTGCGTTTCGTAAGAACTTCATCGGGATCGACAGGTGGAACATGGAATTGGAATCGAAAAACATCACTTCCGGGTAGCCAGGTCAGACCTAGAGCCTTGACAGACGGATCAGGATCGAGATTGATCCCATCCGCCGGACGAATCGCCAAATTGTCATCGGAAACACCGTGCAGGACCTCTGCACAGTTGGATGCCCATTTTCTGAGCCGAAAACCTCCACTACTCGTCATTTCGTCCAGCTGATTTTGTAGTTTCCTGGCCTCCTCCAAGTTACTGCAACCTGTGATGACATCGTCCATGTACGTGTCTTCTGTAATCGCCTTCACTGCCAGCGGATATCGTTCCCCGACTAGATgggcattacaaaattataacaagctgtgttattttgttacaacaaatttttataacaagggttgttataaaacatgtaccgttagtagttaaaataacaaaaattctaacaaagttcccacaagcaaagaacaaaaatgtaataacttttgttatgatcataacaaaaacattacaaaacttgttccatgaaatatgatagaatttaacaaaattataacaaattgtgttataattccttggcaaccttttagggtaaaaactaaatttttatactcattttttgggtaaatatttttaagtgtgttattctatttttagaaaaagtaggtaacataaaaaatagtttccagtacgttataaaattttcggatccgaacgggatttgaaccaagacacctaccatcggtagcaatctgacgcctttgccaatgaggccatcacaacacttgaagagggcggtgatagaagctttactggttctacgtatttccagtttcctcattcaaatccttgtttgtcagacgcacacgagcggggtagtatgacgtcacattgaactcgttgacgtataatagacttgatttgtcgttagtgattttgttttaatctttcacaattatatcatatgcagatatgataacagctgtagatataatttagttatattccacttttttttaattttaagcaatgaaattgAATCCActggaatctatcacataaggggtcatccattaactttatcgtcagttttggaggaggcagggagggttgaaaatttccaattttatcgtAACATATCTAATAGATGCTCCttaaggtcgaagcaaaataggtagaataaacaaattccatgttataattatttagttccacttttgcttttTCCATGTTCAAcaacattcactacttggtatactttttggcgaaattagaacagcagtactgttttggtatttattgtaatcgatctaatgatttcgcgtgtaaagatacgtcattttTTATACaattcaactcaaaagtattggaaggcatacaaaacatagttccatgtaacggaaacaagttgcagcacatgcaatatcggtcgttttagataggatgacattgggtattatcgacaggattgttctattcgtcttgagggttttatcggccaaattgcctgaaacatcccggtcaaccagtgacagattttcgatatcgatggatatcaatttgtattgaatcgatggcgaacactatcatcagataaagcactataaaggaaatccgaatctggttgatagggatgctcacatagaaatgacgcttgtttaaaacaataaaacgcatgattgatttacaaactgagaattcacttattctaaagttttttttttttttattcttaatcacttaacctaatttacagctctattgtccactggacactacgtgagcaatttcaattgacagctgcacttacattttgtacagcgcctagaatcttattctactttatcgaattggttgcctttctgctgctttcacttttttctactttatacctagtagaatgatgagcacaaggatgatgatggatggccgttgttcctttccagtccgattgggggtccattatgagtagcagttcgccgatgtccaggtatccgggtccgtttgagccatgcggctcagaagagggtcagtgtcagttgctctcgggggaaaagcaactgacgaaaaattgcaagtgccggggctgggaatcaaacccatgaccatccgcatatgaagcgaacgtgtgaccaactacgccacgggcccctttattctaaagttatatttctttgttcttacttagagtttatcgataaaaacaaccaattatcatcatttcacgtaAGAAACTTTAAtcgtttctacaaaatgaagttcacaatcttcctataactttcgaactgtttgtccaatcaagtgagtgattgtttttgggatacacaaatgtgttggaaataacataatgttgttgatggagcgTCGAATAACGCATCTTCTTACAAAGGTTATTGcggtagacgttcggtcagtgcaagcggtttaactgcaatgcttttaaactgcaagcacctccaaatgtcaaaatggtgcaccaTGTtatttagcccaaatgaacagacggatgaagttctcgttcatttaaggacagacttgttagaatcccaacatggccgccacaatggccgactttggcacctactcacgatttcgagcgcacaaatatcttcgtaaacaaaaccagcgcatctgatcttcttattttaagcttattacaagtgagcaagaacagaataatcaaatgcactgttgtttgaagctttttgatatttgtgcgtctgaagttctgatgcactgtggaCGTTTGTtcttaacgtcagttgatggtttgttgatactgtcaggcgttccagttatcggatttttgttcgctaagtgaaacgtatacatgttgcagttatcgaacgtctactgtatctttgatatcctactaaaattggaaaacggtctgataagaagttccaaaccttttttcacgttgtttacccgactaatcgcgtaagaatacaaaactaaggttaacagagaagaaagaaaagctaatgatctgatgaaggggAGGATTGTCAAtgttttcttgttttgtttcataccagacaagacttaacaattgtgccacaaaactaacccaacatcatctagattctaggaaagtactgtgctgttgcgtcaacaggttcttcgccacagcttccagcagaaagtatgttctttaaaacgctacaaagcactgctggtttcgAAGAATtcggcagattataactaaatgacaactctgttgaactttttttcaaaaaaatatgacgccgtccccaaattacgcgtcgctcaagggagagggaaaagtacaaccgaacgttatggtctatacaaaaattttaggactttcatacaaaaaagcgtaatgGAAAAGGGGGGgttgttaaaacatgacgatttgggcgttgcgttctaaatgaattatataagttttgttttctggcttttgactcgagtggtcagtattacaaaaatgatcaaactatttcgcgtaaatataaaataaaacctaacacattttaaaattattttgttacaaaaaatgtagcaaatactacaataaatgtgttacgatattttgttataggcaattattttgatatgcatcatgtaacaaatgctgtcatatatctgtttgaataaataatacaagttttgttatagttttgcttttaaaataataacaaattttgttacaagtttgttatggttattcacatatacgaatccttccaacaaaattatatcagattgtgttatttctaacaacggttgtaataattttgttataatcttgttaggagcttctggtcgggtctCCTTCGTCCATGGCTAATTGGTTAAGTGTACGAGTCGCCAAGAACGGAGCCGGTTTGGTTCCATAGGTAACCGTGTTCAACTCATACACACCTATCTCCTCCACCGGAGATGAACGCCAGAGAATCGATTGGAATGGCCTATCCTCCGGATGGATGAAAATCTGCCGGAACATCTTTTCCACATCAGCCACCAACATAATCTGCTTAGTACAGCAGCGAAGGATAATGGAGCGGAGATCCTGTTGAATTACAGGTCCTACCAGCAACGCATCGTTCAACGACAATCCTGAAGCCGTTTTGCAGGATGCGTCAAACACCACGCGGACCTTGGTGGTGGTGCTGGCCTCCTTGACCACCGGATGATGAGGTAGGAAACACCGCTTGGTGGGTTCTTGATCCTCTTCGACTCTCCGCATGTGACCCAactgcagatattcctccataaagGTGACGTATTGTTTCCGGAGGTTTGCGTCCCTGGTAAGCCTCCGTTCGGTGCCTAGAAAACGTCGGAATGCGATCTCCTTAGATTCGCCCAACCGAGAGATGACGTCTTCATCTTTGGGAAGTGCTACGGAATAGCGACCGTCCGCCCCTCGCTGTACGGAACTCATAAAGATAGCTTCACAGCGAGTTTCTTCAGGAGAATAGTTCGTAGAATCCACCTCCTCCATGGACCAGAACCGGGTGAGTAGATCCTCCAAACGATCCGAAGTAGAGACATTACAGTTGATCTGCAAGCCTTGAAGTCCTTCGTCGAATCCTCCACTAATGATCCAACCAAAAACGGAGTCGTGTAAGGACGGAAGTCGCTCTCCAAGCGAAATCTTCCTACCAGAGTCGAAGAAGTCGAAAAACGATTCTATACCAAGAACGAGATCAACTCCTGACGAAACGCAGAACGACGGATCAGCAAGTTCGATTCCTTTCGGTATGGTCCAGCCGGAGATGTCGATGTTAGCCGTGGGGAGATCGGCTGTTACCTTCGGAAGCACCAGGAAACCCATCTGGCGCGAGAACTCTGACAGCCGGGAACGTATCGTGACTACAATCTTTTGGTTGACCTTGATTGCTGCCTGCCCAATTCCAAGAACCGAAATATCCACTTTGCTACGAGAAACCTTCATGCGCTGGCTGAGGCGCTCGGTGATGAAGTTACTCTCCGACCCAGAATTGTAAGTGAAGATCACTCCCGAGCAGGCGTGTGACTCTCGGGGGCAAATAAAATCCAAAGTTGTTCTTCTTCGTCGTCGCCTGGATCCCCCTCTTCCACCATACAACCCTAGACGAaacatggtgccgtgaccaggattggcCGCTAGGAAGCGACCGCGAACCGACCCTTCCAAGGACCGATCGCAAGGGAGCGATTGCGGACAAACACATTCCTATTCCGACGGGACCCAAAAGACAGCGATGAAGACAACGGACCAGCGAATCCATCTCCGGACCGGCGTGTCCCTCCGAGCCGGCGAGCTCAAGCATACTGGAGCAACCAAACACTAAAGAAGTACAGTTTCCTTCCAAGCCGGCGTGCTTTGCTCCAACTGGTGTGTCCAAATTTCGGACCGGCGTGTCCAAAGCAATCACACAATCACTGACTGCTACCAGGCCGTGCAGTGGTGGGCCCCTCGTTCGGTTGGTTGTGTCTGGATCGTGCGATTTTGCAAAAACCTTTGCACTCCGATCTACCATGTCCTACAATGGTCCAAAGAGGTAGGTTGTTTGAGGCTCCCGTAGAATACAGAGAATCTTTCATACATAATGTCCAGATTGTGGGACGTCATgccaagaagtagaagaagaagaagacgaggaagaagaagaagaagaagaagaagaagaagaagaacagttagacgaaacacaagAACAAAAATTACCAGTTTCctccttaaggtgaaactggatccatttcctcacttttggtttttgatttttttataaaataacgaagcaatattttcaaaatcggttttcgtacacaagtagagtatggatcaaggtatctcctgattttttttgtgatggaaaatgtttttcgttttcgccaaaaccatttttgaataaaatttcacaaaaaaatagtttctgcaaaaatagaaaactttttccaccacaaaaaaaatcaaaagataccttaatccatactctacatgtgcaggaaaaccgattttgaaaatattgcttcggtaTTTTGtaaaaaaccaaaaaccaaaaaaatgaggaaatgcttccagtttcgcctcaagAAGACACAAACCTCGTGTTGAAACGTCAGGCAGGTGATAACCGtcttttaaatattttaataCTGCGTATCAGTTTTAAATAAAAGCACATAGATCAAAATAAACGTGATAATTCCTGAGACATATGATCCACATAATTGAAGCGCGCTATCGTACATTTAAAgagtgtttttcaatattttataaACTTTTATCAATGCGTTTTTCGTGATGgactattctattttttttttcttttatctcaTTCGTATCAAAGAGACTTCAAAACTGTAAGTATTAAAAATcttagaaattcctaaacaatttGGACTTTATCCGAAAGATGACTAGAATTTACAATGACATTCATCCGactgtttttatttttgcatGAGTACCTTCcatgatttatttcaaaacttgtacaTTGACCATCACAATTTATAAAAACAACATTTATTGTTGCTACGAAAAGTGGCTTACATGTTTTGAACATTACTTTAactgaatttcagaaattgctggagttcCAAAATTTCTCTCTAAAAGTATTCTTAATATTCCCTAAGATTTTCCAGAATTTTACAAGAAGTGCTTACCAAAAGTTGAAttaaaacttttgtttttttttcaatagttaaaaagtattttttttcaataatctgcttaattttcagttttttaatatttttttatttttttttattcctcatTAATCTTTGTCCCCCGTCTCGTACCCGGTAAGAGGTCTAGGAGATAAAAGATTTTTTTGCGTCAGCCATATTATACACAAAAATCTTTGGGAATTCATTGCAGAACGTAATAATCATGataggaaaaaatttaaaaaaaatgaacaaatcattttttatttatttttttattaacgtgcattttacattaagctaattctacactctgccAAAGTAATCGATTCGACAACATGTGAACATAAATACTTGTAAAATTCCCTAATAAACTTCTGGATAAATAAATTTATGTAAAGTTCAACAATCAATACGAACACGATATACGACGTAGCTTTCTGGAAAATTGTGGTTAATTTTTCAAAGATCTCTGGATTCTTCAAATATCGAAGCAAAAAACAACTTGTGATAAATATTAGATAAATTTACAGGAATCACTTATCGAAAGTTAAGTAAAAATCATTATAATTTCATATTTCATAGTTTatatcatcattttttttacaaacaaacaaacaaacaaattaaaaaaaagacaagTGAAACAGTTATAGTCAACTGTTCATAACTAACATTTTCTGGAAATAAAAATTGCATAAACTGAAGAAACTTTATCTGAGCAATATTGAAGCGTTTATTGAATTACTAGTCGTGAATACCGTgccttcagaaggccggctccagaggcacgttatcctccatttgggacatttatgccatcaatttcaataattttacgAATCTCCTTGGTAAAAATGCTGagattttaatttttgtttttaagAAATAAAAGGTTTTTAATTATGTTTTGGCTTTTTCTAAAAATCTTGGGGTTACTTTCTAAAAAACGATAAATGCATTCCCGAATGGAAAAAATATGGTTCTCTTTTAGAATTTGGCCTGATCGGCGCCCTTCTAATACTCTACGGCTTTTCATGGGATTTCAGTAGTAACTATTCCAAACCACAAAAGTCATTCAAGAAACTCATACCGTCGTGCGTGGCTTCTTTGAcactttttggtgaaattccaaCTTCTAAAAATATGAAAGGGATTTACATTTGTTTACATATATTTTACGTGGATGTGTACTAGGCTGCGGCTTGTTtttaaaagttgttgaaacctgtaatttgtaagctcttctggattcaaatggcATGACAAAAGAAACCTCTGAGTCAAAAAGATACAGATTTGGAGAT contains the following coding sequences:
- the LOC134285998 gene encoding uncharacterized protein LOC134285998; amino-acid sequence: MVDRSAKVFAKSHDPDTTNRTRGPPLHGLVAVSDCVIALDTPVRNLDTPVGAKHAGLEGNCTSLVFGCSSMLELAGSEGHAGPEMDSLECVCPQSLPCDRSLEGSVRGRFLAANPGHGTMFRLGLYGGRGGSRRRRRRTTLDFICPRESHACSGVIFTYNSGSESNFITERLSQRMKVSRSKVDISVLGIGQAAIKVNQKIVVTIRSRLSEFSRQMGFLVLPKVTADLPTANIDISGWTIPKGIELADPSFCVSSGVDLVLGIESFFDFFDSGRKISLGERLPSLHDSVFGWIISGGFDEGLQGLQINCNVSTSDRLEDLLTRFWSMEEVDSTNYSPEETRCEAIFMSSVQRGADGRYSVALPKDEDVISRLGESKEIAFRRFLGTERRLTRDANLRKQYVTFMEEYLQLGHMRRVEEDQEPTKRCFLPHHPVVKEASTTTKVRVVFDASCKTASGLSLNDALLVGPVIQQDLRSIILRCCTKQIMLVADVEKMFRQIFIHPEDRPFQSILWRSSPVEEIGVYELNTVTYGTKPAPFLATRTLNQLAMDEGDPTRSS